The Filimonas lacunae genomic sequence TCCTGAATATTCAGGAGACAGCTTTTTTTATCCAAACCCGGGCAAAGCTTACTTGAAATTATAAGTAAAGAAAATACCCGCCGGAAAATTCGTATAGTTCTGATAGTTCAATCTTAATGGCGCTGCATTGTTGAAATTGAACACACTGATATTATTTATCAGGTAATCCCATCCATATGCTTTAATCGTGTTCAGATACACTTCACCGGTTAAAGGATGTACTGCGATATTGTTGTATACAATATTGGCGTTCTCTACCATGGTTTTAGCATCACCCATAAACTCAGTAGAACCCATACTGAACACATGTCTGTATATTTTAGTTCCCGCACCGCTAAAGTACAATGTATCACCTTTGGCCGTAATACCCGGAGTAGCGCCAAATCCGGCACTCAGGCTACCAATAGCAATTTCATTGGCTTTGATCAAAGAATAATCCCTGTAATTGATCTTGGAAATTTTAGCAGGGGCAGTAGTGGTAGACACCCATATGTTACCATCGCTGGCTCTTACCACACCACTCACCGTAGCTTTCATATCTAAAGCGTAAGTAAGAGTGTCTTTATCCGCTTCTACTACATATACTTTGGTGCCGGCGGCAGCGAATATTTTATTGTTGGAAACAGCCATAGTCATTTTGGCGGCCGACTTCGAACCCTTAATAAAAGTAAGCGTTTTAGCGGTGCTGTTGAAACGGTATAAACCATTGTTATCTCTTAATATCACATTCTCCGCATTGAGTACAGCTACGTGTGTAGGCCATTTCAGGGCAGTGAGTTCATCATTATAGGCCGCTTCTTTTTTCAATGTTTCTGCATTCGCCACTATCAACATACCATCATTGGAAAAAGAATTGCCTACCGCATTTGTTTTCCCGTTTTGCGAAATGATGTACATTTTATTATTAGAAATGAATAAATCCTGCGCTACATTTCCCAGCTCTGTACCATTTACTTTAAAATAAACACTATCCGTTACTACACCATTGGGACTGATAAAAGTAAGTGAGCCATTCTCCGTGGTCATGTTACCTTCGTTCAATATAAATGTGCCGTATTTGTATTTGCCGTGTACGGTAACACTGGCCTCCGCCGAGTTGCTTTTGTCATTTTTTAAAGCAGTTACTGCAATAGTGTGCTCCCCTAAATCACTGGATACAAAACTGAAAAGAGAATCTTTCACCGTTACATCCTTACCATCTACCGTCCAGACAAAAGCACTGCCGCCGGTGGCTTTCACTTTAAACACTACCGTATCTTCCTGTGCCACATCATTCAGTGCAGTCACATTTTCAATAGCTACTTCC encodes the following:
- a CDS encoding DUF5074 domain-containing protein — translated: MKKSFLALGAVVALVTVSCSKKDTLVSLPAPEVAIENVTALNDVAQEDTVVFKVKATGGSAFVWTVDGKDVTVKDSLFSFVSSDLGEHTIAVTALKNDKSNSAEASVTVHGKYKYGTFILNEGNMTTENGSLTFISPNGVVTDSVYFKVNGTELGNVAQDLFISNNKMYIISQNGKTNAVGNSFSNDGMLIVANAETLKKEAAYNDELTALKWPTHVAVLNAENVILRDNNGLYRFNSTAKTLTFIKGSKSAAKMTMAVSNNKIFAAAGTKVYVVEADKDTLTYALDMKATVSGVVRASDGNIWVSTTTAPAKISKINYRDYSLIKANEIAIGSLSAGFGATPGITAKGDTLYFSGAGTKIYRHVFSMGSTEFMGDAKTMVENANIVYNNIAVHPLTGEVYLNTIKAYGWDYLINNISVFNFNNAAPLRLNYQNYTNFPAGIFFTYNFK